In the Flavobacterium pallidum genome, one interval contains:
- a CDS encoding P63C domain-containing protein, whose product MDKITITNFLKKISVFLIHLNIFFDICSKLNVYVMNTAQKIIAKFGGQVNVAELIGKGQSTVAYWAKTGVIPIKWRANLLQIASEKGISLSSTDFDTTIQIINDKNELETQKASHFGALTLGNEEIPCYVLESGERIFSLKGVVVALTGVEGGQLAEYIKVKSIRSYLPEDLIPAENGQIPALLNFDTGAASFAKTAIGVPVERFMDICIAYSTALQESDKKDGMVKLTDRQKEIAERANSFLRACAKTGIIALVDEATGYQYDRPIDALQFKLNLFLAEELRKWEKTFPDQLWVEFGRLTNWKGSLQQRPKYWGKLVNELVYSYLDKDVYEWLNKNVPTPTKSGISYHRWLTEQYGLKKLLEHIWQLVGMASACTTMEELRRKMAEKYGRIPIQLSLFVPPH is encoded by the coding sequence ATGGATAAAATTACAATAACAAATTTTTTAAAAAAAATATCAGTTTTTTTGATACACTTAAATATTTTTTTTGATATTTGTAGCAAATTAAATGTATACGTAATGAATACAGCTCAAAAAATAATTGCGAAATTTGGCGGACAGGTCAATGTTGCTGAATTAATAGGGAAAGGTCAAAGTACTGTAGCTTATTGGGCTAAGACAGGGGTTATTCCTATAAAGTGGCGTGCTAATCTACTTCAAATTGCTTCTGAAAAAGGAATTAGTCTCTCTTCAACAGATTTTGATACAACGATTCAAATTATCAATGATAAAAACGAATTAGAAACACAAAAAGCGTCTCACTTTGGGGCGTTAACTTTGGGTAACGAAGAGATACCATGTTACGTATTAGAAAGTGGGGAACGCATTTTTAGTCTAAAAGGTGTCGTTGTAGCTCTGACAGGTGTCGAAGGAGGTCAGCTCGCTGAATACATCAAGGTTAAGTCAATACGATCATATTTACCCGAAGATTTGATACCTGCAGAAAATGGGCAAATTCCCGCGCTTTTGAACTTCGATACAGGAGCAGCATCATTTGCTAAAACCGCTATTGGCGTGCCTGTAGAGCGATTTATGGATATTTGTATTGCGTATTCTACTGCCCTGCAGGAATCTGATAAAAAAGACGGTATGGTTAAGTTAACTGACCGCCAAAAAGAAATCGCAGAAAGAGCAAATTCATTTTTAAGAGCGTGTGCAAAAACAGGTATCATAGCGTTAGTTGATGAGGCTACAGGATATCAATATGACCGACCTATAGATGCGTTACAGTTTAAATTGAACTTGTTTTTAGCAGAGGAACTTCGCAAATGGGAAAAAACATTTCCTGACCAGCTTTGGGTAGAATTTGGACGTTTAACAAATTGGAAAGGAAGTTTACAACAACGACCTAAATATTGGGGAAAACTCGTTAATGAATTAGTTTACAGCTACCTTGACAAAGATGTTTATGAGTGGCTGAACAAAAACGTTCCAACACCTACTAAATCAGGAATAAGTTACCATAGATGGCTAACTGAGCAATATGGATTAAAGAAATTATTAGAGCATATTTGGCAGTTAGTTGGTATGGCGTCGGCATGTACTACCATGGAGGAGTTAAGGCGAAAAATGGCTGAAAAATATGGGAGAATTCCGATACAACTAAGTTTATTTGTTCCACCTCACTAA
- a CDS encoding IS1595 family transposase, whose translation MKTAKDLRDFDSLFQLLDYFTTEEKCEQHLAVIRWNGEPTCAYCESTKVSKLGGKTNRYKCYGCKKQFGVKVGTIFHDSKVSLRKWFVAIYLITTNKKGISSHQLARHIQVTQKSAWFILQRVREVYNDKPEVFTSTVEIDETFIGGANANRHESKKVKGGHGGAKHTPVLGIIERGGKVYALPVANRKAKTIIPIMVDQVAEGATVYTDEFKSYASLNNRYEHDFVCHRAKEYVSGNVHTNGIENFWSHLSRTIFGTYHHVTPKYLGRYVNEQAFRHNNRDLSEGSKFDVALANGVNVRISHKQLTNG comes from the coding sequence ATGAAAACCGCTAAAGATTTAAGAGATTTCGACAGTTTATTCCAATTACTTGACTACTTCACTACAGAAGAAAAATGTGAACAGCATTTAGCGGTTATCCGTTGGAATGGTGAGCCTACTTGTGCTTACTGCGAATCAACAAAGGTTTCTAAATTAGGTGGTAAAACTAACCGTTACAAATGTTACGGATGCAAAAAACAGTTTGGCGTGAAAGTGGGAACTATCTTCCACGATTCAAAAGTATCTTTGCGTAAATGGTTTGTTGCTATCTACTTAATCACTACAAACAAAAAAGGAATTTCCTCACACCAATTAGCTCGTCATATCCAAGTTACTCAGAAATCAGCTTGGTTTATTTTGCAACGTGTTAGAGAGGTTTACAACGATAAGCCGGAAGTATTCACATCTACAGTTGAAATTGACGAAACTTTCATCGGAGGTGCTAACGCTAACCGTCACGAAAGCAAAAAAGTAAAGGGCGGTCACGGTGGCGCAAAGCATACACCTGTTTTGGGTATTATTGAAAGAGGTGGGAAAGTTTACGCCTTGCCTGTAGCAAACAGAAAAGCAAAAACCATCATCCCGATTATGGTTGACCAAGTGGCTGAGGGCGCAACCGTTTACACAGACGAGTTTAAGTCTTATGCTTCTTTGAATAACAGATATGAGCATGATTTCGTTTGCCACAGGGCAAAAGAATACGTTAGCGGAAACGTTCACACTAACGGAATTGAAAACTTTTGGTCTCACCTGTCCCGTACCATCTTTGGGACTTATCACCACGTTACACCAAAGTATTTAGGACGATATGTTAACGAACAGGCTTTCCGCCATAACAACAGGGATTTGTCAGAGGGAAGCAAATTTGATGTAGCTTTGGCGAACGGAGTTAATGTAAGAATATCACATAAACAACTTACGAATGGCTAA
- a CDS encoding BRO family protein, translated as MGDIIETTSFEDFKNENGVTYWWASDLMVMLGYKDLKSFQKVLDRATKAFVSLNISHYDNIICVSRDIDGKDCQDFKLTRFACYLAVMNGDPKKEEVAKAQAYFAEQTRKFEVFIGNNQQMERMLIRDELADGNKSLASVAKHAGVTDYAIFQNAGYLGMYNMESWKLEKSRKVEKGKLMDYMGRTELAANLFRVTQTEERIKNKNITGQKNLESTHFEVGKEVRQIIIKNVGKRPENLPLEKKLGDVKKELKDGHKKMLKIDAPKKKKP; from the coding sequence ATGGGAGATATAATAGAAACAACTTCTTTTGAAGACTTTAAAAATGAAAACGGCGTTACTTATTGGTGGGCATCCGACCTAATGGTAATGCTTGGTTATAAAGATTTGAAATCATTTCAAAAAGTATTAGACCGAGCCACAAAAGCTTTTGTTTCACTTAACATTTCGCATTACGACAATATAATTTGTGTAAGCAGGGATATTGACGGTAAAGATTGCCAAGACTTTAAACTCACTCGTTTTGCTTGCTACTTGGCTGTAATGAATGGTGACCCCAAGAAAGAAGAGGTTGCGAAAGCGCAGGCATATTTTGCTGAGCAGACAAGAAAGTTTGAGGTTTTTATAGGAAACAATCAGCAAATGGAACGCATGCTTATACGTGACGAGTTGGCTGATGGAAACAAATCATTGGCATCCGTCGCTAAACATGCAGGAGTTACGGATTACGCAATTTTCCAAAACGCAGGGTATTTGGGAATGTACAATATGGAATCATGGAAGCTTGAGAAATCTCGGAAAGTAGAAAAAGGTAAGCTAATGGATTATATGGGACGTACTGAACTGGCGGCTAATCTATTTAGGGTTACACAAACCGAAGAAAGAATAAAAAATAAAAATATCACGGGTCAGAAAAACCTAGAATCAACCCACTTTGAGGTCGGGAAGGAAGTTAGACAAATCATCATTAAAAACGTAGGTAAGCGACCTGAAAACCTTCCTTTAGAAAAGAAGTTAGGTGACGTGAAAAAAGAACTTAAGGACGGACATAAAAAGATGCTTAAAATTGACGCTCCTAAAAAGAAAAAACCATAA
- a CDS encoding cold-shock protein, which yields MNEGTIKFFNEAKGFGFITPNGGGNDVFVHVTGLNGSVRENDAVTYSVENGQKGPTAVNVNVI from the coding sequence ATGAACGAAGGAACAATTAAGTTTTTTAATGAAGCAAAAGGCTTCGGATTTATCACTCCAAATGGTGGAGGCAACGATGTGTTCGTACATGTAACTGGTCTTAATGGATCAGTACGTGAAAACGATGCGGTAACTTATTCCGTAGAAAACGGACAAAAAGGACCAACAGCAGTTAATGTAAACGTTATCTAA
- a CDS encoding putative polyvalent protein kinase domain-containing protein, with translation MQNSIKNDLRNIFSGKSEIRFGAIIQAIASYLDNGSPASKEIADSKYFKKQEAEKLESYIAENNLWKEVDFSQYVSEGAEQKVYLKDSEHVIKLNDAIYYTCWKDYFLNLLLHNYFFPDTAYNLIGFTKSENVIYAVVEQSYVAITGPTDLNTVRKFLEQNGFQNNRNNDYYNPDLGIIIEDLHDENVLTRNEILYFIDTVFFVTDEFLS, from the coding sequence GTGCAAAACAGTATTAAAAATGACTTACGAAATATCTTTTCAGGAAAGAGCGAAATTAGGTTTGGAGCAATTATCCAAGCAATCGCCAGTTACCTTGACAATGGCTCGCCAGCAAGCAAAGAAATTGCAGACTCAAAGTACTTCAAAAAACAAGAAGCAGAGAAGTTAGAATCTTACATCGCTGAAAACAATCTTTGGAAAGAAGTTGACTTTTCACAATACGTCAGTGAAGGCGCCGAACAGAAAGTTTATCTTAAGGATTCAGAGCATGTAATCAAACTTAATGATGCCATTTATTATACTTGCTGGAAAGACTATTTTCTAAATTTATTGCTCCACAATTATTTTTTTCCCGACACAGCTTATAATTTAATTGGATTTACAAAATCTGAAAATGTCATTTATGCTGTTGTCGAGCAATCTTATGTTGCAATCACCGGTCCAACAGACTTAAACACTGTCAGGAAATTCCTGGAGCAAAATGGTTTTCAAAATAATCGCAACAATGATTATTACAATCCCGATTTGGGAATAATCATTGAAGATCTTCATGATGAAAATGTATTGACGCGAAATGAAATTCTTTATTTTATTGACACAGTATTTTTCGTTACAGACGAGTTTCTGAGCTAA
- a CDS encoding DUF5677 domain-containing protein: MKFGDKKIYGSIDGVDVNLRKIISAINNEVSKMVLKQEMDYPLFSLRAIANYTGVLFDRLISHQNFPIDYIAILSRNLFECYLLTAYIIIDPSKGEEFISQKAYEELEINEGFLSIATANTSETVIKSIRDRMEYIKKIMKKHGLTPSKNWNVNYLAKQTNNELEYKAFFKLYSKYVHPSSWIMNSDKHEYDNPVFKNIFILQGQHYASCITKLISNYLDNKTIA; encoded by the coding sequence ATGAAATTTGGAGATAAGAAAATTTATGGATCTATCGATGGAGTTGATGTAAATCTGCGTAAAATAATTTCGGCTATAAATAACGAGGTTTCAAAAATGGTTCTTAAACAAGAAATGGACTATCCTCTATTTTCCTTGCGAGCCATAGCAAATTATACAGGTGTACTTTTTGATCGCTTGATTTCACATCAGAATTTTCCAATTGATTACATTGCTATTTTGTCTAGGAATCTTTTTGAATGCTATTTACTCACAGCTTATATTATTATTGATCCTTCCAAAGGCGAAGAATTTATTAGTCAAAAAGCATACGAAGAACTAGAAATTAATGAAGGCTTCTTGTCTATAGCTACTGCAAATACATCTGAAACAGTTATAAAATCTATCCGAGACAGAATGGAGTATATTAAAAAGATCATGAAAAAGCATGGACTTACTCCATCAAAAAATTGGAATGTTAATTACCTCGCAAAACAAACAAATAACGAACTTGAATACAAGGCTTTTTTCAAACTATATTCAAAATATGTTCATCCTTCTTCGTGGATAATGAATAGTGATAAACATGAATATGACAACCCTGTTTTTAAAAACATTTTCATATTACAAGGACAACACTACGCAAGTTGTATAACAAAACTAATTTCTAATTACTTAGATAATAAAACCATCGCATAA
- a CDS encoding GCN5 family acetyltransferase translates to MNQYPKVNRIDEIGNYPALVPAGGGYVWDEVLEYRVWCHSENGAEDFYDGDDYYYSFATFEEAEQFSQSTNGAESPIALILQKEYIEESEPGKYLHIKEERITEWPVEFLSRPQRNQNTITNFLNADPFSNRLDILRGKV, encoded by the coding sequence ATGAATCAATATCCAAAAGTTAATCGAATAGACGAAATCGGAAATTATCCTGCGCTTGTTCCAGCTGGTGGAGGATATGTATGGGATGAAGTATTAGAGTATAGGGTTTGGTGTCATTCGGAAAATGGTGCCGAGGATTTTTATGACGGTGACGATTACTATTATTCTTTTGCAACTTTTGAAGAAGCTGAGCAATTTTCTCAATCTACAAATGGAGCAGAATCTCCCATTGCTTTGATTTTGCAAAAAGAATATATTGAAGAATCAGAGCCTGGTAAATATCTGCATATAAAAGAAGAAAGAATTACAGAATGGCCAGTTGAATTTTTAAGTCGCCCTCAACGAAACCAAAATACAATTACAAATTTTTTAAATGCTGATCCTTTTAGTAATCGCTTAGACATATTGAGAGGAAAAGTTTAA